One Ignavibacteriota bacterium DNA segment encodes these proteins:
- a CDS encoding NADH-quinone oxidoreductase subunit J, with the protein MIAEQLLFAFLAACAVTTAVLMVFQRNPVNSAISLIGNFFCLAALYLLLEAQLLAVLEIAVYAGAIMVLVVFVIMLLNIGDEMGLSFKPNLRMISGGVLVVGLLLELLYLFTMAPGAGTIVVAATRSPQIGTVESMGHALYSDFLFPLQITGLLLLIAVVGAVVLAKRRQS; encoded by the coding sequence GTGATAGCAGAACAACTCCTTTTCGCGTTCCTCGCCGCCTGTGCGGTGACAACTGCCGTCCTGATGGTCTTCCAGCGCAATCCCGTGAACAGCGCCATCAGTCTGATCGGCAATTTTTTCTGCCTTGCCGCCCTGTACCTGCTCCTGGAAGCCCAGTTGCTCGCTGTCCTGGAGATCGCGGTCTACGCAGGTGCCATCATGGTCCTTGTGGTCTTCGTGATCATGCTCCTCAATATCGGTGATGAGATGGGCCTCTCGTTCAAGCCGAATCTCCGCATGATCTCCGGTGGCGTGCTCGTCGTGGGTCTCCTGCTCGAACTCCTGTACCTGTTCACGATGGCCCCCGGGGCCGGCACCATCGTTGTGGCCGCAACCCGGTCACCGCAGATCGGTACGGTGGAGTCGATGGGGCATGCATTGTACTCCGACTTCCTCTTCCCGCTCCAGATCACCGGCTTGCTTCTGCTCATCGCCGTGGTCGGTGCGGTGGTCCTTGCCAAACGTCGCCAGTCCTGA
- the nuoK gene encoding NADH-quinone oxidoreductase subunit NuoK encodes MSVPLPYYLALSAVLFTIGVVGVLIRRNVIVVFMAIELMLNSVNLTLVAFSSFLGDVTGQALVFFVMAVAAAEAAVGLAIVIAVYRNKQTVHLDDINILKW; translated from the coding sequence ATGTCCGTCCCCTTGCCGTACTATCTTGCCCTCAGCGCCGTGCTGTTCACGATCGGCGTGGTGGGCGTCCTGATCCGCCGGAACGTGATCGTGGTGTTCATGGCGATCGAGCTCATGCTCAACTCCGTGAACCTGACCCTGGTCGCGTTCTCGTCATTCCTCGGTGACGTCACCGGGCAAGCCCTGGTCTTCTTCGTGATGGCCGTGGCTGCCGCGGAGGCTGCCGTCGGGCTCGCGATCGTGATCGCTGTGTACCGCAACAAGCAAACCGTTCATCTCGATGACATCAACATCCTGAAGTGGTGA
- the nuoL gene encoding NADH-quinone oxidoreductase subunit L yields the protein MTYELVPLAVLLPFIGFLINGLLGRLIKREAVIGAIGSAAVGIGFLIGLNALFAMLAADPEHRTHVVELFPWISAGGLQTSIAYQIDPLSVVMLLIVTGVGFLIHVYAMGYMHGDPGFWRFFAYLNLFIFAMLNLVLADNFLLLFLGWEGVGLCSYLLIGFWYDRKFEKGTTGDAAKKAFIVNRIGDFGFLIGMFLIFTTFGTLRFAPVFAQAEAYPVGAPIMLAITLALFVGATGKSAQIPLFVWLPDAMAGPTPVSALIHAATMVTAGVYMVARCSLLYALAPATMTVVAVIGASTALFAATIGLVQNDIKKVLAYSTVSQLGYMFLALGVGAFTAGIFHVMTHAFFKALLFLGAGSVIHAMHEEQDIQKMGGLKKYVPITYRTFLLASLAIAGIFPFSGFFSKDEILWKAFAGGHVVLWAMGLFGAVLTAFYMFRLVSLTFDGEPRWAHGKHPHEAPATMTIPLMVLAFLSVFGGVLGIPAALGGGNALEQWLEPVFRPALDKLPHEGHQSHALEYTLMVVSVGVALGGILVARRWYRTSTGVPEAIAARFPAVHRVLFNKYYIDEAYDAVVVNPLQKGSERVLWKGIDVGVIDWFVNASARFVGYVSRTVRVVQTGVAQGYALAFVLGVVAILGWLLVH from the coding sequence ATGACCTACGAACTGGTCCCTCTCGCGGTCCTGCTGCCGTTCATCGGATTCCTGATCAACGGCCTTCTCGGCAGGCTCATCAAACGGGAAGCCGTGATCGGCGCGATCGGCAGCGCCGCCGTCGGCATCGGGTTCCTGATCGGGCTGAATGCGCTGTTTGCCATGCTCGCCGCCGATCCGGAACACCGCACCCATGTTGTTGAGCTCTTTCCCTGGATCTCGGCCGGTGGCCTGCAGACCAGCATCGCCTATCAGATCGATCCGCTCTCGGTCGTGATGCTGCTGATCGTGACCGGCGTCGGGTTCCTGATCCATGTGTATGCCATGGGGTACATGCATGGCGACCCGGGCTTCTGGCGTTTCTTCGCCTATCTGAACCTGTTCATCTTTGCCATGCTCAACCTGGTCCTCGCCGACAACTTCCTCCTCCTCTTCCTCGGCTGGGAAGGTGTCGGACTCTGTTCGTATCTGCTGATCGGGTTCTGGTACGACCGGAAGTTCGAGAAGGGGACCACGGGCGACGCGGCGAAGAAGGCCTTCATCGTGAACCGGATCGGCGATTTCGGCTTCCTGATCGGGATGTTCCTGATCTTCACGACGTTTGGTACGCTCCGCTTCGCGCCGGTGTTCGCGCAGGCAGAAGCGTATCCGGTGGGCGCACCCATCATGCTCGCCATCACGCTCGCACTCTTCGTCGGCGCCACCGGCAAGTCCGCGCAGATCCCGCTGTTCGTCTGGCTCCCCGATGCCATGGCAGGCCCCACACCCGTCAGCGCGCTCATCCATGCGGCAACCATGGTGACCGCGGGCGTCTACATGGTCGCCCGCTGCTCTCTCCTGTACGCCCTTGCGCCAGCGACGATGACCGTTGTGGCCGTCATCGGCGCATCGACCGCCCTCTTTGCGGCAACGATCGGGCTCGTCCAGAACGATATCAAGAAAGTGCTCGCGTACTCGACCGTCAGCCAGCTCGGCTATATGTTCCTTGCCCTCGGCGTCGGCGCATTCACGGCGGGCATCTTCCACGTGATGACGCACGCGTTCTTCAAGGCGTTGCTCTTCCTCGGTGCGGGGTCGGTGATCCATGCGATGCATGAAGAGCAGGACATTCAGAAGATGGGCGGGCTGAAGAAGTACGTGCCCATCACCTATCGCACGTTCCTCCTCGCGTCGCTTGCGATCGCGGGCATCTTCCCGTTCTCGGGTTTCTTCAGCAAGGATGAGATCCTCTGGAAGGCATTCGCGGGCGGTCATGTCGTGCTCTGGGCCATGGGCCTGTTCGGGGCCGTCCTCACCGCGTTCTATATGTTCCGCCTCGTGTCGCTCACCTTCGACGGCGAGCCGCGCTGGGCGCATGGGAAACATCCCCATGAAGCCCCCGCAACCATGACCATCCCGCTCATGGTCCTCGCATTCCTGTCGGTGTTCGGCGGGGTGCTCGGGATCCCCGCGGCCCTCGGCGGCGGGAACGCCCTCGAGCAATGGCTCGAACCCGTGTTCCGCCCTGCGCTCGACAAGCTGCCCCATGAAGGGCACCAGAGTCATGCCCTGGAGTACACGCTCATGGTCGTCTCCGTCGGCGTCGCCCTGGGTGGCATCCTGGTCGCGCGGCGCTGGTACCGCACGAGCACAGGCGTCCCCGAAGCGATCGCAGCGCGGTTCCCGGCCGTCCACCGGGTGCTCTTCAACAAATATTACATCGATGAAGCGTACGATGCGGTGGTGGTGAACCCGCTCCAGAAAGGCTCGGAGCGGGTCCTCTGGAAGGGGATCGATGTCGGTGTGATCGACTGGTTCGTGAACGCGTCGGCCCGCTTCGTCGGATACGTGAGCCGCACGGTGCGGGTGGTGCAGACCGGCGTTGCGCAGGGCTATGCTCTGGCGTTTGTCCT